The proteins below are encoded in one region of Oncorhynchus gorbuscha isolate QuinsamMale2020 ecotype Even-year unplaced genomic scaffold, OgorEven_v1.0 Un_scaffold_333, whole genome shotgun sequence:
- the LOC124017821 gene encoding CDKN2A-interacting protein yields MAQGRSGEDIVSEYLDQNPHLVEWVESLRGGHETNKQWHARREFFLRNMETFPTVQPGFPSPSLDRLLSLSICWANHIFLGCRYPQPVMDRIKEMAEGVVVNDAPVRKTRDEILGKGKRTAGGDDDSCAKRTKPGNPFKQGPPPQAPAEHQPFFNRLYKAVAWKLVSAGGFGPNLDHFEILRACTESSKESLSCVFVPLKDIPDLPAARSQKEGQVCELRCQTVYLGTGYGRDEAAARAMASKEALKAFQGRKVTVKICRRRFNGRDVEDLVLLDDQPRNPGFPPAISYPFQPEQQGDGPS; encoded by the exons ATGGCacaggggaggagtggagaggacatTGTTTCAGAGTACCTGGACCAGAACCCTCACCTGGtcgagtgggttgagtcactccGAGGAGGGCATGAGACCAACAAGCAGTGGCATGCCAGACGAGAGTTTTTCCTGAGGAACATGGAGACGTTCCCCACAGTCCAGCCGGGCTTCCCCAGCCCCAGTCTGGACAGGCTGCTCTCACTGTCCATATGCTGGGCCAACCACATCTTCTTGGGCTGCAG ATACCCTCAACCTGTCATGGACAGGATCAAGGAAATGGCAGAGGGAGTGGTTGTCAATGATGCTCCAGTTCGAAAGACCAGAGATGAAATCTTGGGGAAAGGAAAGAGGACTGCAG GGGGCGACGATGACAGCTGCGCCAAGCGGACCAAGCCTGGGAACCCCTTCAAGCAAGGCCCACCCCCGCAGGCACCTGCCGAACACCAGCCCTTCTTCAACCGCCTCTACAAGGCTGTGGCGTGGAAGCTGGTGTCGGCAGGGGGCTTCGGCCCCAACCTGGACCACTTTGAGATCCTGCGTGCCTGCACTGAGTCTTCCAAAGAGAGCCTGAGCTGCGTCTTTGTGCCCCTGAAGGACATCCCCGACCTGCCTGCGGCGCGCTCCCAGAAGGAGGGCCAGGTGTGCGAGCTGCGCTGCCAGACAGTCTATCTGGGCACGGGCTACGGGCGTGACGAGGCAGCCGCCAGGGCCATGGCATCCAAGGAGGCCCTCAAGGCCTTCCAGGGGCGCAAGGTGACGGTGAAGATCTGCCGGCGGCGGTTCAATGGTAGGGATGTAGAGGATCTGGTGCTGCTGGATGATCAGCCCAGGAACCCGGGCTTCCCTCCCGCTATCAGCTACCCCTTCCAGCCAGAGCAGCAGGGAGACGGGCCGTCGTAG